A DNA window from Myxococcus xanthus contains the following coding sequences:
- a CDS encoding AHH domain-containing protein, which yields MPEFGEAVAGGDGADDGHPEDCVFCAEWPRELKGYKTKHGLLKDEDDLAESLRSNAKELTTDKKVGPVYPLPGGSDPTMGWVAKAGALEEFEVEIGATPHHIIPGKASMAKSRLEQWTRAEKGKIKEDIGYSIDCARNGVFLPKLPDLYGTKHKVPGVTMAQFYGQTWRALSPASKEGVGFLVMKDTWLQLHYTDHSKPYKTSPTMNYDKETRLECDQLAHLAERFRIVCERSKDDDGKRYPPYSLVHLINQKSDFFKMRITGRPDQWKSWVSTLAEDLSMAVRQGRELLVSKLALTKKTRG from the coding sequence ATGCCTGAGTTTGGCGAAGCAGTGGCTGGGGGCGACGGGGCCGACGACGGGCACCCGGAGGACTGTGTCTTCTGCGCGGAGTGGCCGCGTGAACTCAAGGGCTACAAGACCAAGCATGGCCTGCTGAAGGACGAGGACGACCTGGCGGAGAGCCTCCGGAGCAACGCCAAGGAACTCACGACGGACAAGAAGGTAGGGCCGGTCTATCCACTGCCCGGTGGGAGCGATCCAACGATGGGGTGGGTGGCCAAGGCGGGAGCGCTGGAGGAATTCGAGGTGGAGATTGGCGCGACCCCACATCACATCATTCCGGGAAAGGCCTCCATGGCCAAGTCGCGTCTCGAGCAGTGGACGCGCGCGGAGAAGGGCAAAATCAAGGAGGACATTGGCTACAGCATCGACTGCGCGCGCAATGGCGTCTTTCTCCCAAAGCTCCCGGACCTCTATGGCACGAAGCACAAGGTGCCCGGAGTGACGATGGCCCAGTTCTACGGCCAAACATGGAGGGCGCTGAGTCCGGCCTCGAAAGAGGGCGTTGGCTTCCTGGTGATGAAGGATACGTGGCTGCAGTTGCATTACACGGATCATAGCAAGCCATACAAAACCAGCCCCACCATGAACTATGACAAGGAGACGCGGCTGGAGTGTGACCAGTTGGCGCACCTGGCGGAACGATTTCGGATTGTCTGCGAACGCTCCAAGGATGACGACGGGAAGCGCTATCCACCCTATTCCCTAGTGCACCTCATTAATCAAAAATCCGATTTTTTCAAAATGCGAATCACGGGGCGGCCCGATCAGTGGAAATCATGGGTGTCGACATTGGCTGAAGACCTCTCCATGGCGGTCAGGCAGGGCCGGGAGTTGCTTGTCAGTAAGCTCGCTTTGACGAAGAAGACGCGCGGTTAG
- a CDS encoding imm11 family protein, whose translation MYYRLDARYDFAAHGVEGVALDESPDVDVPWTMGIRYPDPVQEPIPCYLDPRSGPVMPDLIIDVPLFSQRLIEVLKGAGVRNLDLYDAEVIDREREKTYSHYKAVNIVGLVSCADLPRSEYLPGYKPPLMKFTKLRVDESRTLGLPLFRLAEDSLVILVSEAVKQAVEAAKLVGVRVVSLEEPSAY comes from the coding sequence GTGTATTACAGGTTGGATGCGAGGTATGATTTTGCTGCACATGGCGTCGAGGGTGTTGCCTTGGATGAGTCGCCCGACGTCGACGTCCCTTGGACCATGGGAATCCGTTATCCGGACCCCGTACAAGAGCCCATCCCGTGCTATCTCGACCCGCGCAGCGGTCCCGTGATGCCGGATCTCATCATCGACGTCCCTCTTTTTTCCCAGCGCCTCATTGAGGTGCTCAAGGGGGCGGGAGTTCGCAATCTCGACCTGTATGACGCGGAGGTCATTGATCGGGAGCGAGAGAAGACCTATTCACACTACAAGGCAGTCAATATTGTTGGTCTGGTGAGTTGTGCGGATTTGCCCAGATCGGAGTATCTTCCTGGTTACAAACCGCCCCTGATGAAGTTCACGAAGCTCCGTGTCGACGAATCGAGGACCCTGGGGCTGCCGCTGTTTCGGCTTGCCGAGGACTCACTGGTCATTCTCGTGTCGGAGGCCGTGAAGCAAGCCGTCGAGGCCGCGAAGTTGGTGGGAGTCCGGGTGGTGTCGCTCGAAGAGCCGTCCGCATACTGA
- a CDS encoding DUF4150 domain-containing protein: MMGTKVFANGRGISAEDSGGQSVVFPDVCKTPSPGGPVPLPYPNLGKSSDASNGPKKVTVNGKMPMVKGAQYKTSTGDEAGTAGGGIMSGSTKGPAEFMMYSFDVKFEGKNVCRLGDPLFHNKKNIMG, encoded by the coding sequence ATGATGGGAACGAAAGTCTTTGCTAACGGGCGCGGTATTTCCGCTGAGGACAGTGGTGGACAGAGCGTTGTCTTCCCCGACGTCTGCAAGACGCCGAGCCCGGGTGGGCCAGTGCCCTTGCCTTATCCCAACCTGGGCAAGTCCTCGGACGCCTCGAATGGGCCGAAGAAAGTCACCGTCAATGGGAAGATGCCCATGGTGAAGGGTGCTCAGTATAAGACGAGCACTGGAGATGAGGCCGGCACCGCGGGGGGCGGCATCATGAGTGGCTCTACGAAGGGCCCAGCGGAGTTCATGATGTACTCCTTCGACGTGAAGTTCGAAGGCAAGAACGTGTGCCGTCTGGGCGACCCGCTCTTTCACAACAAGAAGAATATCATGGGTTGA